From Mesorhizobium sp. Pch-S:
ATGCCGCTGAATATCTGGACGATCGCGACCATGCCGAGATCGGTGCGATCGCACGCCGAGAGAAGGTCGCGGCGCGCTGGCGCTTGGTCGCAAAGCCGAAGGAATTCGACCTCCTGCTGTTCTCCGTCGCTCGCCATGACAGTCATGTCGGCATCCATGTAGGGCCGGGCCAGATGCTTCACGTCGTCAAAGACGACTATTCCAAAATTGGTCGCTTCGACACCGCGCCATGGGCCGGTCGCTTCGTCGGCGCTTACCGCTGGGTCGGATAGGAATTCATGATCGATCTGACGAATTCGGCAGGCGTGCCAGTCACGCTGGCCCCCTTTGCCATGGACCTAGACAGAGGGCGCGAGGAGATCGTCGTGCCGGCCGGCCTGACAGTGGCAGAGATCGTCGCATTGGTGCTGCCAGAATTTCCCGAGGCAGCGCTTCCGCGAGTTCGCGTCACGCTTGTAGCTTCGACTGGCAAGGCATTCATTCGACAAGCCAATTGGCGCTTGGTTAGGCCTTATCCCAGCACCAATGTGGTCATCACCATCGGGGCCGGGGCGGGCGCTCTGACGCTGCTGGTGCAGGTCGCGGCCTCCGCTATCTCGAATGCCCTTGGCGGCGCTCTGGCGGGCACGCTGGGCCTAAGCGCGGCTACCTGGGCCTCCATCATCGGCTTCGGCATCACGGCGATCGGCGGCATCCTGATCAACGCGTTGTTCCAGCCGAAAAAGCAGAGCAACAAGGACAAGGATAGCTTCGTCATCGACAGCTGGCAGAACGAGTACCGCCAGGACGAGCCGATCCCTGTGCCTCTTGGCGAAATCAGGCATTCGCCGCCCTTCGCCGCGTCGTCCTATATCGAGGTGGTCGGCGATGTTCTCTACAACCGGGCCATCTTCTGCCACGGCCTTGGCCAACAGGAGCTTTGGGATCACCGTATCGGCGATACCTCGATTAACGATTACGACGAGTTCCAGATCGAACACCGCGGCGCGGTTGGATATCCGGATAGCTCTGTGCCGTTCACGCTCTACACCCAGCAGGTGATCGAGGATTCGATCGGTACCGATCTCGTCTGGGAGTGGGCCCGCGACGATGCCGGCACCATGCTGCCCGACGAGTCGATGCAGCCTCAGAAGACGATCAAGCGAACGACAGGCCTCAACGCCACGCACGCAATCGTCATCCTTCAGTTCCCGCAAGGGCTGGGAAAGATCACGAAGAAAGGAAAGCGCCAGGAAGAGACCGCAACTTTCAACGTGGCAATCCGGAAGGCGGGCACTGCCACGGTCATACCGCAGCCAGCCATTTCGATCACGAACAGGAAGTTCGCAGGCTTCTATCGAGCGGTTCGTATCGATTTCCCATCGCGAGGTGCATGGGAAGTCCAGATCACGCGGACCAGCATTTCGGAACCTCGAGATGACTGGGACGATTCCTTCGCCCTGACCTGCACATGGGTGGTCTTGCAGACGTTCCGGCCGGAGTACCCGTGCAATACTTCGACGCCGCTGTGCCTCACTGCAATGCGGGTCAAGGCGACGCACCAGATGAATGGCCAGGTGCAGACCTACAACTGCATGTCGCGCCGTGTCACCGATGGCTTCGGGCAGGGCTGGCCAACCAACATCCCGCGCAACCCGGCGATATCCGCCCTTTACGCGTTGACCGGACCAGGCCTCACCAAGCCGGAACCGTCGAGCAGGATCAACTGGGCCGCCTTTACTGAATGGCGCGACTATTGCAGCCTCAAAGGGCTGAAGTTCGATCTGGTCATCGGCAACCGGCAATCTCTTGAAGACACGTTGAAGATGATCGGCGCTGCCGGTCGCGCCTCGATCTATTTCGACGGGACATGGTGGACCGTCATCGTCGACAAGCCGCGCACCGTTCCGATTGATGTCATCACACCGAGGAATGCCTCAAACATCAAATTCGAGGTGGCCTACGCCGATCTCCCCGACGCGCTGCGCATCAAGTTCCAGGACAGCACCAACAACTTCCAGCCGGCCGAGCGTGTTGTGAGGCGCCCTGGTTTCGCTGGCACGGTCATGACGACGGAAGCCATGGAGATGCCGGGAAAGACCGATCCTGACGAGATCTATCGCGAGGCGGTTCGCCGCTTCTACGAACTGCAGTTCCGAAACGTCGCATACAGCGCCACACAGGATGGCATCGCGCGCTCGGCGACACGCGGGGACCTTGTCCAAGCCTCGAAGGACATCTTGCGTAGGACGATGGCCTCGGCCCGGGTGAAGGCGGTTCGCGGCAACCTGATCGAAGTCGACGAGGTCTGGCAGATCAAGGCTGGTGTATCCTACGCCGTTGGTTTCCGCGTGCTTGGAGACGAAGGCAATCCGCTCGGTCAACATGTCGTGCGCCAGATCACGTCAGTTCCAGGCGATGTTCGCACATTCGTTCTGACTGGTGACGGCCTCGCACCCGAAACCGGCACGATCATCATGCTCGGCGAGTATGGTTCGGAAAGCATTCCGCTTATCCTCACCGGCATCCAGCGCCGCGACGACGGTGGATCTGATCTGACCCTCCTGCCATCGGCGCCAGAGATCGATGAGCTCACGGATGCCATCGTCATCCCCGCATGGGATAGCAAGGTCGGCGATGTGGTCGACCAGTCGGGCATTGTCCCCGACGCTCCGAAGATCGTCTGGGTTCGCTACGATGCAGGCACATCGAAGACGCTTGTTCGGCTGGAGCCGGCGCCGACCAACGTCGTGGAACTGGCGAGCTTCACCCTTCGACATCGACTGGCCGGATCGCCCACATGGTTGACGGCGTCCTCGTCGGTGTCCAGCGCCAGCGTGGAGCTTACCGGATATTCAACCGGCTCTCATATCGAACTGCAGGCACAGGCAACGTCAGCTTGGGGAACACCTGGGACGTGGGGGGTGATCATATCTGTGATCATTGACGGAACGTCTCTGCCATCGTCTCTCCCGGCAGCCAGCATCCAGATCATTGGCAAGCTCGGTCAGGCTGAAATCACTTTCGCAACCGGGCCTGACCCGAACACGGAAGAAGTCAGGATCTATCGGGATGGCGTCGCATTGTCGGCTACAGTTCCAGTTTCGCCCAACGGAACTTTCGGGCGCATCGACGGAGATTCCACGCGCGTCACGCTGGTGACCAACGGCACATTCGACGCTGACGCGAATTGGACCAAGGGAACGGGCTGGGCGATCGCGGCTGGTAAAGCCACAAAGACCGCAGGAACAGCATCCGACCTCAGCCAGGCCGTTACGATGACAGCCGGCAAGGTATACCGCGGCGCTGCGACTGTGTCCGGTAGAACAGCAGGCACCGTCACGCCGAAGCTGACCGGCGGCGCAACTGTATCTGGGTTGGCCGTCTCTGCGAACGGGCAGTTCCTGTTCCGGCTGACCGCCGGCACATCGCCAACGACACTTGTGTTCTCAGCCGACAGCACGTTCAACGGCTCGATCGACGACGTCGTTCTTTTCGAAGAGACGGCGGCGTGCCTTTCACAAGGCGGCCATACCTACAAGCTCGAGCCGTTGAACGCTGACGGCTTGGCCGGCCCGCAGTCAGCCGACATCACCCGCACGGTCATCTGACCAGCTTCTGAACATCGAGGATCATCATGAGCATTGATGGCATTCGCGCCGTCGATAAGGAGCCTTTGGCTGCTTTCGACTTCCTCTTCGGCATGTCCATTGCCAATGGACAGCGTGTCGGTCCGCGACCAGTCGGCGCGCAGGACGTTGCTGTCCAGATTGGAAGTGCTTTGCCACTTGGCGCGGTGAAAGCCTACCCATCTGTGGCCGCGATGAATGCGGATACTGCCCCGGCCGCTGGTACGCTGGCTTATGCCGAGGGCAAGACTTACCGCAAGACGGCAGCATCGGGTTCCGCGGGGTGGGAAGTCTTCCTGGACTTCATTCCGGGGGCGCAGCTGATCAGTGCCCCTGTGACGGGTGGCACCTCAAACGCGGTTCTTGCTACTTCGGCATCGCCAGTGTCAGCTGTGGCCTACAAGCAACTGATCCTTGTCGGTCCGTTTTCGGCTGCCAACCCGACTGCGGGCATGACGGTATCGATCAATGGCGAAGCGCCGCGCGCCTTGGTGACAAACACGGGTGATCCCATACCGCCGAACTATGTTCGCACCAAAATGTCCGCGCTTGTGGTGCTCGACGCCGACGGCAAGTACCGCCTGTTCAGCTACGGCGATGCGTCTGCGATTCAGGCGGCGGCAGAAGCGGCAAAGCTCGCTGCTGAAGCTGCGCGGGACACAACGCTGGCGGCGCTTTCATCGGTGTTGGCTCCGAGGGCGACACGTGCGTTGGCTATTGCTGACAATCCGGGCGCTTCGCCCGATCCGGAATATTATGATGTTGCATACTACGATGCGACCTATCAGCCAGGATCCGGCGCCCGATATCGGAAACGCGCTTCAACCCCCGGCACCCCGGATGCGTTTCGCAATCGTGGCGGAACTGGTTCGTGGTACAGCATCGACACAGCGGAAAAGACCCCGCAAATGTTCGGTGTTTGTGGGGTCGGCGGCGATGACAGCGCGGTGTTTTCCGCGCTCAACACTTCTGGCCTCACCGGTACCATTTACATTCCCGATGGCACCTACATTCTGGAGAATGTCACATTCCGACGTTCCGTTTGTGGTGCAGGCCCCGGGCGTACCATCCTGAAACATAAGGCGAATTCTACCACGGTAGCCTTCCAGATAATCGGAAGTTCGCCAACCATTTCGAATTTGACGATTGACGGCGACAAGGCAAATCAGCCGAACAGACCAACACTCATGACTGCCAATGGTGGTGACTTCACATTTGAAAATGTGAATTTTCTGAACAGCGTCTATACCGCAATCCATCTCCAGAACTTTGTTACTGCTATCTTCCGTGGCTGCATCTGGCGTGGAATGGCTTATCACGGTGGCACAACTGGACAACAAACCATGTGTGCGTTGCTGGAGGCAACAGACAAGGCGCTGGCCATCTTCGATGGATGCAAGTTCATCAATGTCGGTTCTCCTAGCCTCAGCGCTCCGGGCGGCGTCCTCGCTACGCACAAAAGCGTATCCCTGATTTTTCGAGGGAATTACTTTTACCGGATTGGACAAGGGGCCGCGTCAAATTTCATTGGGTGCATCGATGCCTATCAAGAGGGTATCGACAACGTGATCGTCGGAAACATCTTCGAGGAGATTTGCTACTCAGCGGTCAAGCTGTCCTCTTCGAAGCAAAATCTCGTGGCCGACAATATCATTGATGGCTTTGACAGCGGCGGGAGTACCGCGATCCCTGCCATCGTTGTCGCCTTCCGACCAACCGACCAAATAACTCAGAAAGTCTCCGTAAAGGGGAACGTGATCGGCGGCACAATTGGTGCCGGCAAGTCCGGCATCGAGGTCTACGGCGCTAGCGGCAACAGCATTCAGAACGTGCAGATCGAAGGCAACATTGTTACGACGCCGGGCACTTCGATACTCGTACAGTTTGCGAACGTCGTTAAAATCTTGAACAATGATGTCAAATCAACGACTGCAACCAATCCAATTCGCATGGCAAATTTGGCCAGCGCGTCGATCGATATCAACGGAAATACCATCCGGGATTCGGTCGGCATCCCTATCGACGTAACTGCCGCCGACGGCTGTGCTGGGTCGATCGTGTCAGCATGTGGAAACACATTGATTGGTGGATCTTTGGCTGTTCCAATCCGCATGGACGGGATCGCCCGTGCGAAGGTCAACGATAACACGATGACCGGATTTGGAACCGCATCGGTGCGTCTTTATAATATCGTCGGGAATGGTGTAGTGGTGGGCAATATGACCGATGGGGCCATTACCCTAGACACAGCTGGGACTACGGCCGGGAAGATCAAAGACTTAGGTAACACTTGGAATGCGTAGGCCGGCAAAATCGAGGAATTCGACTGTTTAGTACGCAGAAGTCGTTTTGACGGTATGCGTTGCCTTACCGTCAATCTGCGAAACCAAATGCGGCTCTTCTCGGAGCATCGAAGTCAAAATCGTCGCGCCGAGCGCGAGTGTGATGGCCAGAAAAACAAACAGAGTGTGCCTGAGCATAGCTATTCGTCTCGGTGGAGATGATGCCGCATTTTAGCCCTTGTGAGGCGTTGGGTCTTTTGGCTTCATCGACGCAGGAGGTTGAGGGCGTGACGTTACTTTCGACGTTGCAGTGTTCACGCCGGCCTTTTCCTGGAAACCTCCAGAAATTGGTCGGATAGAGATATGTGTGCTTTGTTTAACGGCGCTGCTCACGATTTTGCTCCGTTGGTTATGTTCTCGCTGGTCGCAGGGAACTCGATATGAAGTCCCTCCGTCTTACGAGATATATAAACCCGAGGCGTCTCGAAAAGAAGATCACCCTCGAAGTTGAAAACTTGCACACGTACAAGAGCGAGTTCGCGTAGTCGTCCGGACTCGGAGAATGCATTTACCCATCCTGCGTAGACGATCTTGTTCTCAAAATCGCGGACGTGGACATACTCCGCAGCCGCGTCGCCAGAGTTGAAAACGAAATCCCAGACGTCCTCGTCGCCGTATGATTTCGTCGCCTTTATGGTCTGAAGGATGCGCGCCATCAATTTCCAGTTTATGGCGTACATCCAAAGAACGCTCAGTACCAGGCCGATGCATGTGGCGACGGCAATTTGGATGGCTATTGCGCGGGTGATAACATTCGCTTTGTCGACTTGTGTAAAATCGACGAACGTAAACTCGTGGCCGACCGCCCAGAACACCACATACGTCACCACGTAGCTGGCAAGTCCGAATAGCAGTGTCCTCGCAAGGTATTCGACTTGGGTTGGCTTGGTCTTGGATGCGAACTTCGTTTCAAGGTGCGTCCAGAGAACGCCAGGGAGCAACAAAATCGCCAATTGGATCAGGAATGGGCTAGGGGTCATTCGCCAGCCTTGAGATATCCGTGGCTGATGAGCCAATCCCGCAAGATACGGCGTATTACTTCCGGCCGAGATTCTTCTTTGAGATCGCGCGCGGCGTCTTCAAGCGGGACCATCAACTCCGGCTGCAGCCTTACCATTATAGGGAGGCCGGTGGCACTTGGGCGCTTGCGTGGCGTTTTCATGATATCACGAGTTGACTGACTGATTGTTTGGTGATATCACGAAATAGTCGGGCCGGAAAGAGGTTGCAGCCTCAATCCAGCCCTAACCGAAACGAAGATCTCTGGAGGATCATCGAATGGCTGCGAACGCCAATAGCACAACTGCGCCCGCGATTGCGACACTGGCAATTCAGGCTAACGCGGTTTCTGAAACCAAGACAAAGACCGTCCTGAAACTGGCCGATACCGTTGCCGCGTTGATGCAGGAAATCCACGGGGGAACTTGGCGAGCGTTCGTCGAACACGGCGCAAACTCCGAGTTTGTGCTGATCCGTCCTCTCAATGAGAAGGCGATCTCCAAGCCCAAGCGCGGCGAGGTGGCGTGATGGGCGACCTTACTCGTCGGCTCTTTCTTCGCCATTCCCTCGCTGTCGGCGCAACTGCATCCGTTGCCGTGCCTGCATCGAGCGGAGCAACAGCACCGAGACCGGTGCGAGACGTTATCGAAGAACTGGAGGGCCTAATCGCCCAACAGACCGGTGTGCGCTGGTCGGTGTTTCTCGCTGCCAACGAAGCGATTGTTATAGACGACCACCCGAGGATGCCGACGATCGCTTTTGGTCGCCGGGATGACGCCGAATTCTGGAGCAACAAGTACGGCGTGCTCGGGCTTCCGAACTACGGTTGGAGGGTGTTGTGATGAACAAACTCACTCGCCGTTCCATGGTGAAAGCCATTCCGGCCTGCGGCATGGCGGCTATCGTGCCGAGTGCAGCAACAGCTATTGGTCCCGACAACTCTGTTTTGGAGGCGATCTCAGAATGGCGCGCCGCCTACCGCCTCGCTGAAACGACGAATGCGGCGTGGCGAAAGAGCGAGAAATCCAGAAAGATTTTCCCTGGCTTTTCTACGCCCGAGGGTGACGTCGCTTACGACGCGGCCGTCGCAGAAAGCAAGGCACGCAACAAACTGCTTTGGGCCATTCTAGGCGAACAACCCGCCTTTGTGATCTCGGCGTGATTGGAGGCGATGATGGCAAAAATCACCCGTCGCACTATCATGAAATCGATCCCCACCTACGGGTTGGCGGCTGTCGTTCCGGCCACTGCTGCGGCCATGGATAGTCCAGATCGCCAGTTGCTGGCCCTCGGCGTCGAATTCGAAGCGAGGTGGAGCGCGGAACGCGCTGTCTATGAGGCGGAAAAGGGACAGGACACTCACGAATCGGACGAGCGTTGCAACGCAGCCGCTAGGCAGACGCGGGAAGTTGTCGAGTTGATGACTGGCCATACCGCAAAGACGTTGGCCGGCTATCGTTTGCTGGCGCGCGCCTACGTTTGGTGTCGTGGCGAAAATCCCGATCAACCGATGGCTGTCTCTTTGGATGGCCCTTACGACACAACCGACAAAGCCATCAGATCCAATCTGATCAACAGCCTGCTCGGCCACATCTGAACAACTGAATTCCCCGCTGCCATGGGGATGTAACGCGAACGACGAGCTTCTTCGGCTCCGGCGTTCGTGAAAGCGAACCCCAGTGCGTTACCGGGCTTGGCAGGCCGGACGCCGAAGGAGACCAAAATGCCAATCGCAAAAAAGAATGCGGCACCGCTGTCCGATGCGGGGATAGAGTTGCCACCGCTGATGATCGACCTCCTGCAGGTAACCCTGATCGGGGATAGCCCACTCATTGTTCATGCTTGGTCCGCCAAGGCCAAGAAGGAAATGCTCGACAAGCAGATGAAGGTGGCCAAGCCGGCGAAAGAGGCCAAGGACCCGCGTGCCGACTTTGAGGCAAGCATGTACCGTCTGGCTGACGGCGGCTACGGTTTCCCATCGGTAGCGTTCAAGAACGCCGCTGTCACGGCCGGCACTTCAGTTGCCGGGCTCACTAAGATCCAGGCACGGCAGGCATTTCACATTCTCGGAGAGGACGCCGATATCGAAGGTGCTTTCGAGGGGGCAATCTCTCGGGTCAATCTCGTTCGTATCGAAGGCGGTGAGCCGACGATGCGCGAAGATATGGTTCGAGTTGGTATGGGAACTGCGGATCTCAGGTATCGACCCGAGTTCACAAACTGGAAAACCACCATTCTGGTGCGCTTCAATCGCAACGTGTTGAGCGAGGCGCAAATCCTCAACCTTCTCAATGTCGCTGGTTTCGCCGTCGGCGTAGGTGAGTGGCGGCCGGAGAAAGACGGTCAGTATGGAATGTTCCATGTGGCCACCGAAAAGGATCTGGCCCCATGACCGCAAAGGCAAAGAATGCACCGAAAATAATCGGCTTTGAGTTTGCGCCAGGAGCTAGGTTCCAATCTGGCGATCATCCCGACGCCAACGAAGTCGGGCGGCATATGGAGATGCTGCGGGAGACGTATAGGGGAGAGTTGACCCCCGACGACGTTCTGACGGATGCGGCCAATCCAAATAGCCCACTTCATTCCTTCTTCGAGTGGGATGACACGGAGGCGGCTCGGCTTCATCGTTTGGCACAAGCTCGCGGCCTCATTCGGGCAGTGGTTGCCGTCTATAAACAGCCGGAACAACCTGTGCGGCGCATGCGAGCGTACGTTCATATCAACGAACCCGGAACCCCTCACTATCGAGAGGTTGGGCACGCAATGTCGGTCAAATCGACCCGCGATATCGTCCTGAAAACTGCGTGGCGAGAATTCCAGCAATGGCGCCAACGCTATAAGGACCTGAAAGAGTTCGCCGACCTCTTTGAGGTTGCGGATGAAATCGGCCAAAAGCTGCTTCAAAAGCAGTGAAATGCGCGGAGCCGGATGCCCGTCCGGCTGGCGAGGATCAAGGTATGGCAGGCAAGGCAAGTAATGGTTGGGTAAGTCAAGTCTAGGTTAGGCCCGGCGAGACTCTCTTCGGCAGGAATAGGGCCAACTGCAATTTAGGCGGCTTTCAGGCCGCCTTTTTCTTATCTTGAAAGGACAATCCATGACGAACGTGCTCCCAGGCACGGCGACTGCTGCCGTGCGCGACAAATTCTGGGTCTACCGCCCGATGCTCGATCTCATCGGCCGCTCTGAGGGCACCGACAAGGGGCGGGGCTATAACGAGACCCTTGGCTATGGCGCCTACACCGGCGGCGACGTGGATCTCGTGAGCATGACGCTCGACCAGATCGACGCGTTGCAGACGAAGATGCTGGCGAACCGGAGGAACAAGCTGAAGTCTTCGGCGCTCGGCCGGTACCAGATCATCCGCACCACGCTCCGCACGATGCGTCAGCAGCTTGGGCTCACCGGCCGGGAGAAGTTCGACGCCGACATGCAGGACCGTCTGGCCTGCTATCTCCTCGGCCAGCGCGGCATCGACAAGTGGCTCGCTGACCGGCTGAAGCTGGAAACCCTCATCGGCAATCTGGCGCAGGAGTGGGCATCAATCCCGAAGCCGAACGGAAAGGGGCATTACGAGGGGCAGAACGCCGGCGTGTCCGTGTCCATGGTCAAGGCTGCACTCGCTGAGGTCGCACGCCGTCACGCCGAGGGTCTGCCGAAGGTCGTCGAGAAGGTGCCTGTCACGGTCGAAACGCCAGTCGTGCCGAAGGAGGTCGACAAGGAGGTGAAGAAGAAGACCGGGCTGTGGGGCTGGCTGACTACGATCTTCGGCAGCGGCGGCGCTGGTCTCGCCGGGTTCCTCGGCGCCGACTGGCAGACCGTCCTCGCTATCGGTGCGGTCGCCCTGGGCGTGCTTCTCCTCCTCATCCTGCTTCGCCGACAGATCATCGGGGCGGTGCAGGACATCCGCGGCGCAGTCGAGGGCTGACCATGTGGGCCTTCCTCACCTCCAGGCTCGGGGTGTCCATCATTTGCGGATTGGCCGTTACCGCCATCCTCGGCTGGACCCACTACGAGATGTACGAGACAGGCCGAGCCTATGAGCGCTCGGCCATGCTCAACCGATCCGTGATCATTCTCCGCGAAAGGAGCAAAACCGATGCCGCAGTTTCTGCGATGGATGATGCTGGGCTGTGCGCTGCTCTCGGTGGCCGCATGTCAGACGCCGGCTCCTGTGAGTGAGTGCGACGGTTGGGCAAAGCTGAAGCCGAGCGCCGATACCCGTCGCGAGATCATCGCCAAGGATCGGCCGTTCGCTGAGCAGGTGGCGAGCCACAATCAATTC
This genomic window contains:
- a CDS encoding NlpC/P60 family protein, which produces MNWAAPYVGIPDLAKGRSSVGADCWGLAMLVYQGVLGIELPDYAAEYLDDRDHAEIGAIARREKVAARWRLVAKPKEFDLLLFSVARHDSHVGIHVGPGQMLHVVKDDYSKIGRFDTAPWAGRFVGAYRWVG
- a CDS encoding phage tail protein, which encodes MIDLTNSAGVPVTLAPFAMDLDRGREEIVVPAGLTVAEIVALVLPEFPEAALPRVRVTLVASTGKAFIRQANWRLVRPYPSTNVVITIGAGAGALTLLVQVAASAISNALGGALAGTLGLSAATWASIIGFGITAIGGILINALFQPKKQSNKDKDSFVIDSWQNEYRQDEPIPVPLGEIRHSPPFAASSYIEVVGDVLYNRAIFCHGLGQQELWDHRIGDTSINDYDEFQIEHRGAVGYPDSSVPFTLYTQQVIEDSIGTDLVWEWARDDAGTMLPDESMQPQKTIKRTTGLNATHAIVILQFPQGLGKITKKGKRQEETATFNVAIRKAGTATVIPQPAISITNRKFAGFYRAVRIDFPSRGAWEVQITRTSISEPRDDWDDSFALTCTWVVLQTFRPEYPCNTSTPLCLTAMRVKATHQMNGQVQTYNCMSRRVTDGFGQGWPTNIPRNPAISALYALTGPGLTKPEPSSRINWAAFTEWRDYCSLKGLKFDLVIGNRQSLEDTLKMIGAAGRASIYFDGTWWTVIVDKPRTVPIDVITPRNASNIKFEVAYADLPDALRIKFQDSTNNFQPAERVVRRPGFAGTVMTTEAMEMPGKTDPDEIYREAVRRFYELQFRNVAYSATQDGIARSATRGDLVQASKDILRRTMASARVKAVRGNLIEVDEVWQIKAGVSYAVGFRVLGDEGNPLGQHVVRQITSVPGDVRTFVLTGDGLAPETGTIIMLGEYGSESIPLILTGIQRRDDGGSDLTLLPSAPEIDELTDAIVIPAWDSKVGDVVDQSGIVPDAPKIVWVRYDAGTSKTLVRLEPAPTNVVELASFTLRHRLAGSPTWLTASSSVSSASVELTGYSTGSHIELQAQATSAWGTPGTWGVIISVIIDGTSLPSSLPAASIQIIGKLGQAEITFATGPDPNTEEVRIYRDGVALSATVPVSPNGTFGRIDGDSTRVTLVTNGTFDADANWTKGTGWAIAAGKATKTAGTASDLSQAVTMTAGKVYRGAATVSGRTAGTVTPKLTGGATVSGLAVSANGQFLFRLTAGTSPTTLVFSADSTFNGSIDDVVLFEETAACLSQGGHTYKLEPLNADGLAGPQSADITRTVI
- a CDS encoding right-handed parallel beta-helix repeat-containing protein, yielding MSIDGIRAVDKEPLAAFDFLFGMSIANGQRVGPRPVGAQDVAVQIGSALPLGAVKAYPSVAAMNADTAPAAGTLAYAEGKTYRKTAASGSAGWEVFLDFIPGAQLISAPVTGGTSNAVLATSASPVSAVAYKQLILVGPFSAANPTAGMTVSINGEAPRALVTNTGDPIPPNYVRTKMSALVVLDADGKYRLFSYGDASAIQAAAEAAKLAAEAARDTTLAALSSVLAPRATRALAIADNPGASPDPEYYDVAYYDATYQPGSGARYRKRASTPGTPDAFRNRGGTGSWYSIDTAEKTPQMFGVCGVGGDDSAVFSALNTSGLTGTIYIPDGTYILENVTFRRSVCGAGPGRTILKHKANSTTVAFQIIGSSPTISNLTIDGDKANQPNRPTLMTANGGDFTFENVNFLNSVYTAIHLQNFVTAIFRGCIWRGMAYHGGTTGQQTMCALLEATDKALAIFDGCKFINVGSPSLSAPGGVLATHKSVSLIFRGNYFYRIGQGAASNFIGCIDAYQEGIDNVIVGNIFEEICYSAVKLSSSKQNLVADNIIDGFDSGGSTAIPAIVVAFRPTDQITQKVSVKGNVIGGTIGAGKSGIEVYGASGNSIQNVQIEGNIVTTPGTSILVQFANVVKILNNDVKSTTATNPIRMANLASASIDINGNTIRDSVGIPIDVTAADGCAGSIVSACGNTLIGGSLAVPIRMDGIARAKVNDNTMTGFGTASVRLYNIVGNGVVVGNMTDGAITLDTAGTTAGKIKDLGNTWNA
- a CDS encoding DUF6338 family protein yields the protein MTPSPFLIQLAILLLPGVLWTHLETKFASKTKPTQVEYLARTLLFGLASYVVTYVVFWAVGHEFTFVDFTQVDKANVITRAIAIQIAVATCIGLVLSVLWMYAINWKLMARILQTIKATKSYGDEDVWDFVFNSGDAAAEYVHVRDFENKIVYAGWVNAFSESGRLRELALVRVQVFNFEGDLLFETPRVYISRKTEGLHIEFPATSENITNGAKS